One window of Saprospiraceae bacterium genomic DNA carries:
- a CDS encoding T9SS type A sorting domain-containing protein, whose translation MELLQSLPNFKRPDFVKSMPGSSFSTLQNTAIQEVLTKAPAYLQFELQDGHQQKLELLLIRQDIYSPDAGVISSDRPDLREPMPQQALFYRGIIQNRPGSFAAITISGSEIMGVLSIPEKGNLVLGKLIPQNSVTENEPAHVLYYENELPVNSGFQCGSDALPESPKNLKNLQFVPDSMFDNACKSVKVFLECDYRMYTDRSSQKNQVTTYISGLFNVVKTLYYNEYITLEISEIFVWTTPDPFLHTDLQSIIFHYTSYRKNNFTGNLAQLVSTYPPQQQGGIAWLGTLCQPYNGQSGPHSFAFVYNSYSVLPTYSWSVEVMTHEMGHNLGSPHTHACQWGPNRNTALDNCQAPEGNLCAPGPTPNGGGTIMSYCHLTGVGINFTKGFGIEPGNLIRSNVENRSCLSYRIVPDIVESLPTPYFEGDTILLKARPLKSLYTYDWFHYDYLMPLPKDSILKPSYSGIYKLAVSDRCTEFSEPDTIIISDFLVNLGCPIIPGQRDSFVVSVTMNADQGVQSDSLFVPDSLYKNVPQWGRDVLVELQMKIEPQGTSWTRDIIAAYQSPPTIDISNARYTPNASEPATFKGIKTYKRILGKFNPKGTWYFTTNDNKFDNGVDAKVQFSIVISWRSKDSVTSCDIPVCDGQSKLFDTKIRNAKYNWSTGDTTKSISANQVGPLSVTVTRGNQKASHTINLYHYNTHYQQEFTICDGESISVGKNVYTKSGLYTDSLFSYNACDSIVQTQLNILDNKRSDHLEFICYADSFRNVAYTRDTNLQFHFQAVNGCDSTEYVELKVNPALDIEFITTPACPEVGGSLEATVLGGSGQNYQYNWSNGKTEARITALPSGTYHLSVQDSSGCKFEKEIELKNLDSVKISSLVFDVSCFGKEDGKLFIDFISGASPFLINWSHGPNTTELVDLKAGKYTVFARDANGCQTTSEIEVRSPELLFVQLDIVGSSGQNGSAKTTVNGGTMPYTYFWSTGEKTDSIMNLAPGDYWVYVYDQNGCETRLDFTVPVIIRNEDLKKIESILIYPNPVKNKLHIEILNNSNPDITWRLFDIHTNLISKGNQLHILTEELASGVYLLELHYKNRLYKKIFVK comes from the coding sequence ATGGAGCTTTTGCAATCTCTTCCAAATTTTAAACGCCCTGATTTTGTAAAATCCATGCCCGGGTCTTCTTTCTCTACACTTCAAAATACTGCCATCCAGGAAGTCCTCACAAAAGCACCTGCTTACCTTCAATTTGAACTTCAGGACGGCCATCAGCAAAAACTTGAACTGTTGTTAATTCGTCAGGACATTTACAGTCCGGATGCTGGTGTCATTAGTTCAGATCGACCCGATCTCAGAGAACCTATGCCTCAGCAGGCCCTATTTTATAGAGGTATTATTCAAAACAGGCCGGGTTCTTTTGCTGCCATCACAATTTCCGGAAGTGAAATTATGGGGGTGCTTTCCATACCTGAAAAAGGAAATCTGGTTCTCGGAAAATTGATTCCTCAAAATTCAGTAACAGAAAATGAACCTGCTCATGTTCTCTATTATGAAAACGAATTGCCGGTCAACTCGGGCTTCCAATGTGGTTCTGATGCATTGCCTGAATCACCAAAAAACTTAAAAAATCTTCAATTTGTTCCAGACAGTATGTTTGACAATGCTTGTAAAAGTGTCAAGGTTTTTCTGGAATGTGATTACAGGATGTACACGGATCGCAGCAGTCAAAAAAACCAGGTCACCACCTATATTTCCGGACTGTTCAATGTGGTTAAAACCCTTTATTACAACGAGTACATTACACTGGAAATTTCTGAGATCTTTGTATGGACCACTCCGGATCCATTCTTACACACCGATTTACAGTCCATTATTTTTCACTATACCTCCTATCGCAAAAATAATTTTACCGGAAATTTAGCCCAATTGGTATCGACCTATCCTCCTCAACAACAAGGGGGCATCGCCTGGTTGGGTACCCTGTGTCAACCCTACAACGGACAATCGGGACCGCATTCATTTGCTTTCGTTTATAATTCGTATTCCGTTTTACCTACCTATTCCTGGAGTGTGGAGGTGATGACTCATGAAATGGGTCACAATTTAGGCTCCCCTCATACACATGCCTGCCAGTGGGGTCCTAACCGGAATACTGCTTTAGATAATTGCCAGGCTCCGGAAGGCAATTTATGTGCTCCTGGGCCAACTCCCAATGGAGGGGGGACCATCATGAGTTACTGCCATCTTACCGGAGTTGGAATTAATTTCACCAAAGGATTTGGAATAGAACCCGGAAATCTTATTCGTTCAAATGTTGAAAACAGATCCTGCCTGTCATACCGGATTGTTCCGGATATTGTAGAAAGTCTTCCAACACCTTATTTTGAAGGAGATACCATCTTATTAAAGGCGCGACCTTTAAAATCACTCTATACCTACGATTGGTTTCATTACGATTACCTGATGCCCTTACCAAAGGATTCAATATTAAAACCAAGTTATAGTGGAATTTATAAACTGGCTGTTTCTGATCGCTGTACTGAATTTTCTGAACCTGATACTATTATTATTTCTGACTTTTTGGTAAATCTGGGTTGTCCAATAATTCCTGGTCAACGAGATTCTTTTGTTGTTAGTGTCACAATGAATGCAGATCAGGGTGTACAATCTGATAGTTTGTTTGTACCGGATAGTTTGTATAAAAATGTTCCGCAATGGGGACGGGATGTATTGGTTGAATTGCAAATGAAAATTGAGCCGCAAGGCACTTCCTGGACGCGCGATATCATTGCTGCGTATCAAAGTCCGCCAACAATTGATATATCCAATGCCCGATATACACCCAATGCATCAGAACCCGCTACATTTAAAGGAATTAAAACTTATAAACGGATTCTGGGAAAATTCAATCCTAAAGGAACCTGGTATTTTACAACCAATGACAATAAATTTGATAATGGGGTGGATGCAAAAGTTCAATTCAGCATCGTGATTTCCTGGCGCAGCAAAGATTCCGTTACAAGTTGTGATATTCCTGTATGTGATGGGCAATCAAAATTATTTGATACAAAAATCCGAAATGCAAAATATAACTGGTCAACCGGTGATACCACAAAAAGCATTTCTGCAAATCAAGTGGGTCCACTTTCCGTAACAGTGACCCGTGGAAATCAAAAAGCAAGTCACACCATAAATCTATATCATTACAATACCCATTACCAACAGGAATTTACCATTTGTGATGGAGAATCCATTTCCGTTGGAAAGAATGTATATACGAAAAGTGGTTTGTATACGGATAGTTTGTTTTCTTACAATGCTTGCGACAGCATCGTTCAAACACAATTAAACATTCTGGATAACAAACGAAGCGATCACCTGGAATTTATTTGTTATGCTGACAGTTTTAGAAATGTCGCCTATACTAGAGATACGAATTTGCAATTTCATTTTCAAGCAGTAAATGGTTGTGATAGTACAGAATATGTAGAATTAAAAGTGAATCCTGCACTGGATATAGAATTTATTACTACACCTGCATGTCCTGAAGTTGGCGGTTCATTGGAAGCAACTGTACTAGGTGGTAGCGGTCAAAATTATCAATACAATTGGTCTAATGGTAAAACGGAAGCACGAATCACCGCACTGCCATCCGGTACCTACCATTTGAGTGTACAAGATTCCAGTGGTTGTAAATTTGAGAAAGAGATTGAATTAAAAAACCTCGACTCGGTAAAAATCAGTTCCTTGGTTTTTGACGTCAGTTGTTTCGGAAAAGAAGATGGAAAATTATTTATTGATTTTATTTCCGGTGCTTCACCCTTTTTAATAAACTGGAGCCATGGTCCAAATACTACGGAATTGGTTGATTTGAAAGCTGGTAAATATACGGTCTTCGCCAGAGACGCCAATGGCTGTCAAACCACCTCAGAAATTGAAGTCCGTTCACCTGAATTATTATTTGTTCAACTTGATATAGTTGGGAGCAGTGGTCAGAATGGAAGCGCTAAAACAACGGTAAATGGTGGTACGATGCCTTATACTTATTTTTGGAGTACCGGAGAAAAAACAGATTCTATAATGAATTTGGCACCAGGAGATTACTGGGTTTATGTCTATGATCAAAATGGTTGTGAAACCCGTCTTGACTTTACGGTTCCTGTTATCATTCGAAATGAGGATTTGAAAAAAATTGAATCCATTCTGATTTATCCGAATCCTGTAAAAAATAAATTGCACATTGAAATTTTAAATAATTCGAATCCTGATATCACCTGGCGCTTGTTTGACATTCATACGAATTTAATTTCAAAAGGAAATCAATTGCACATTCTAACGGAAGAATTAGCTTCCGGAGTGTATCTATTAGAATTACATTATAAAAATCGATTGTATAAAAAAATATTTGTAAAATAA
- a CDS encoding TIGR02757 family protein: MDQLVSQFNQSDFIELDPISIPKRFELKQDIEISGLWIALLAWGNRKSILQSGTKLLEWMDQKPYEFIIHHTESERKPFLKFVHRTFNGEDALYFLEFFQNYYKEHTSLESAFTNGSLQDEEHVGPSLIRFRANFIKYCNPAKRCLKHIASPESNSKCKRLLMFLRWMVRSDPQGIDFGIWKTIKPSQLLMPLDVHVEKNARKLGMLTRKQSDWNAVLELSAHCRTLDPMDPVKYDFALFGLGISEKKTSSTK, encoded by the coding sequence CTGGATCAATTGGTTAGTCAATTTAATCAAAGCGATTTTATTGAACTGGATCCGATCTCAATTCCCAAACGATTTGAATTAAAACAGGATATTGAAATCAGTGGTTTGTGGATCGCATTATTGGCTTGGGGAAATCGCAAATCCATCCTCCAAAGTGGTACAAAATTATTGGAATGGATGGACCAAAAACCATATGAATTTATTATCCATCATACTGAATCAGAAAGAAAGCCCTTTTTAAAATTTGTACATCGCACGTTTAATGGGGAGGATGCATTATACTTTTTAGAATTTTTTCAAAACTATTATAAGGAACATACCAGTTTAGAATCCGCATTCACAAACGGTTCGTTACAAGATGAAGAACATGTCGGTCCATCACTCATTCGATTCAGAGCAAATTTTATAAAATATTGCAATCCGGCAAAACGATGTTTAAAGCACATAGCATCCCCGGAATCCAATTCAAAATGCAAACGGTTGCTCATGTTTTTACGTTGGATGGTTCGATCGGATCCCCAAGGAATTGATTTTGGAATTTGGAAAACCATAAAGCCTTCACAATTATTAATGCCTTTAGACGTTCATGTCGAGAAAAATGCCCGAAAGTTGGGTATGTTAACCCGCAAACAATCGGATTGGAACGCTGTTTTAGAATTAAGTGCCCATTGCAGAACATTGGATCCAATGGATCCGGTGAAATACGATTTTGCACTATTCGGACTGGGCATTTCAGAAAAAAAGACATCATCTACGAAATAA
- a CDS encoding T9SS type A sorting domain-containing protein, translating to MNLKILIFLLIAGGTVESQDLFSKVYTVPEDGTGLVNQWPNYLTAVFPTDSLIYAFGYSTDTTYKNIEGTAFFVFALNGDLLEYYHIKDSEKYNYFYPEGIHTWDGITFYTSFNNFYREQSILKFNRFTRKQDVLEIKNSKINNGDILRGNLVATVEDCLITASDIAIDSAGYNYKIQITKIDTSGKIIWQSVIGKEPFNTFNNHCFSAYSDLSGNIYVGVGFNDYTGVGWKAKYQSLLYKLDSDGNIKNVYTSSLTEEGFNQIYDIVENKKGWLYLSSNYNWNEPQYPYANMGYGIIQILDSDFNFMGYINLNYDTSLSTPASLKTFEKVINSNDEKGIIVGGFTVRKDTIINYIDSLARLDTSLITHYVLTILKIDSTNQIGWKRYYRIRNGYDHGLLHDIKSFPGGGYIIGAESFNGEAYEKFKEPYFMPWLLRVDDYGCLIPGCDIVSTKNPGSKDELKIFPNPASNYFVLVNSSDEKTKYQIISSDGKIMDEFSSYLQGEQVIMPLHNYKAGSYFIKAENNSGRSSTLFIKQ from the coding sequence ATGAACCTTAAAATTCTAATTTTCCTATTAATTGCCGGAGGCACAGTAGAGTCTCAGGACCTATTTAGTAAAGTTTATACTGTGCCAGAGGATGGTACAGGTTTAGTAAATCAATGGCCTAATTATCTAACCGCAGTTTTTCCTACTGATAGTCTTATTTATGCATTTGGTTATTCAACTGATACGACATACAAAAATATTGAGGGGACAGCTTTTTTTGTTTTTGCTCTTAATGGCGATCTCTTGGAATATTATCACATTAAAGACTCTGAAAAATACAATTATTTCTACCCAGAAGGAATCCATACTTGGGATGGGATTACTTTCTATACCTCATTTAATAATTTTTACCGCGAGCAATCAATCCTCAAATTTAATAGATTCACCAGAAAACAGGATGTTTTAGAAATTAAAAATAGTAAAATTAATAACGGTGATATTTTAAGAGGAAATTTGGTTGCCACAGTTGAAGATTGTTTGATAACTGCAAGCGATATAGCAATTGATTCAGCAGGTTATAATTATAAAATACAAATCACGAAAATAGATACATCTGGAAAAATTATTTGGCAATCAGTTATAGGAAAAGAGCCATTTAATACTTTTAATAATCATTGTTTTTCTGCATATTCAGACCTGAGTGGCAATATTTATGTTGGAGTAGGATTTAATGATTATACTGGCGTTGGCTGGAAAGCAAAATATCAAAGTTTACTTTATAAATTAGATTCGGATGGAAATATTAAGAATGTTTACACTTCCAGTTTGACAGAAGAAGGATTTAATCAAATTTATGATATTGTTGAAAATAAAAAAGGGTGGTTATATCTTTCCTCTAATTACAATTGGAATGAACCTCAATATCCCTATGCTAATATGGGTTATGGAATAATTCAAATCTTAGATTCCGACTTTAATTTCATGGGATATATTAATTTGAACTACGATACAAGCTTGAGTACCCCAGCGTCACTCAAAACATTTGAAAAGGTTATTAATTCGAATGATGAAAAAGGCATTATTGTAGGTGGCTTCACGGTTAGAAAAGATACGATTATTAACTACATTGATTCTTTAGCTCGGCTTGATACATCATTGATAACACATTATGTTCTTACTATCCTCAAAATTGATAGTACCAATCAAATTGGATGGAAAAGATATTATAGGATAAGAAATGGTTATGATCATGGTTTGCTACACGATATTAAATCATTCCCTGGCGGCGGATATATTATTGGCGCGGAGTCATTTAATGGAGAAGCTTACGAAAAATTTAAAGAACCCTACTTCATGCCCTGGCTTCTTCGAGTAGATGATTATGGCTGTTTAATACCCGGATGTGACATAGTAAGCACTAAAAATCCAGGATCGAAAGACGAACTAAAAATATTTCCAAATCCCGCAAGTAATTATTTTGTACTTGTGAATTCATCTGATGAAAAAACCAAGTATCAGATTATTTCGAGTGATGGGAAAATTATGGATGAATTTTCTTCTTATCTACAAGGGGAGCAAGTAATTATGCCGCTGCACAATTACAAGGCAGGTTCATACTTTATCAAAGCAGAAAATAATTCCGGTAGGAGTTCAACCTTATTTATAAAACAATAG
- a CDS encoding aconitate hydratase — protein sequence MLRSHYARLSERIDLIRQSLGRPLTLTEKILYSHLHEDSPLKEYQRGKDYVFFAPDRVAMQDATAQMALLQFMTCGKSKTAVPSTVHCDHLILAENGASRDLSTANSENKEVYDFLKSISNKYGIGFWKPGSGIIHQIVLENYAFPGGMMIGTDSHTPNAGGLGMVAIGVGGADAVDVMTGMAWELKMPKIIGVHLKGKLSGWTSSKDIILKVAGILTVKGGTGAIVEYFGDGARSLSFTGKGTICNMGAEIGATTSTFGYDESMGRYLRATHRAEVADLCDRIQDDLTGDPECYQNPATYFDQVIEIDLDRLEPHINGPYTPDLAWPISQFAKAVKENNYPDKLEVGLIGSCTNSSYEDLSRAASLAQQAVSKNLKVKSEFTVTPGSEQIRYTVDRDSILESFEKMGGVILANACGPCIGQWKRHMDDPNRKNSIITSFNRNFSKRNDGNSSTHAFVASPEIVTALAIAGSLSFNPLTDFLKNEDGELVKLDPPFGVELPVFGFEVADAGFEAPAANSEFIEVLVNPQSQRIQLLQPFQPIQSSELLNMRILIKAKGKCTTDHISMAGPWLEFRGHLENISNNCFIGAINAFNGESNKVLNFVSNEYSAVPDSARLYKKTGISTVVFGEENYGEGSSREHAAMEPRYLGVKAVIVKSFARIHETNLKKQGMLALTFIDPADYDKIRQDDQIDLIGLDSMTPGKNFQMVLKHSDGSEESFDLAHTYNLQQIQWIKEGSALNKIRQELVNS from the coding sequence ATGCTCAGAAGCCATTACGCCCGTCTGAGTGAACGCATTGATTTGATAAGACAAAGCTTGGGCCGACCCTTAACGCTTACAGAAAAGATCCTATACAGCCATTTACACGAAGATTCTCCATTAAAAGAATACCAGCGCGGAAAAGATTATGTCTTTTTTGCCCCGGATCGCGTGGCCATGCAAGATGCAACGGCCCAAATGGCCTTATTGCAATTTATGACCTGCGGTAAAAGCAAAACAGCGGTGCCCTCAACGGTCCATTGCGATCACTTAATTCTTGCTGAAAATGGGGCTAGCAGAGATTTAAGTACTGCAAATAGTGAAAATAAAGAGGTCTATGATTTTCTGAAATCGATCTCCAATAAATACGGAATAGGATTTTGGAAACCTGGATCTGGGATTATTCACCAGATTGTGTTAGAAAATTATGCATTTCCTGGTGGGATGATGATTGGAACGGATTCTCATACACCCAATGCTGGAGGACTTGGCATGGTTGCCATAGGAGTTGGTGGTGCGGATGCTGTGGATGTAATGACCGGTATGGCCTGGGAATTAAAAATGCCTAAGATTATTGGCGTTCATTTAAAAGGTAAATTATCGGGTTGGACTTCTTCCAAAGACATTATTCTAAAGGTTGCCGGAATTTTAACTGTAAAAGGGGGTACTGGTGCCATTGTAGAATATTTTGGAGACGGTGCTCGTTCACTTTCCTTCACCGGGAAAGGAACTATATGCAATATGGGCGCAGAAATTGGTGCAACGACTTCAACATTTGGTTATGATGAATCGATGGGCCGCTATTTAAGGGCAACCCATCGTGCAGAAGTTGCGGATCTTTGTGACCGAATTCAAGATGATCTCACCGGAGATCCGGAATGTTATCAAAATCCGGCTACTTATTTTGATCAGGTTATAGAAATCGATTTAGATCGTTTGGAACCTCATATTAATGGTCCGTATACACCCGATTTAGCCTGGCCCATTTCACAATTTGCAAAAGCGGTAAAAGAAAACAACTATCCGGATAAACTAGAAGTTGGATTGATTGGATCTTGCACCAATTCATCTTATGAAGATTTATCTCGTGCAGCATCTCTTGCGCAACAAGCAGTTTCTAAAAATTTAAAAGTTAAATCAGAATTTACAGTAACCCCTGGTTCTGAACAAATCCGATATACCGTGGATCGGGATTCAATCCTTGAATCTTTTGAAAAAATGGGTGGCGTGATTCTGGCAAATGCGTGCGGCCCGTGTATCGGTCAGTGGAAACGACACATGGATGATCCCAACCGAAAAAATTCGATTATTACCTCATTTAATCGCAATTTTTCAAAACGAAATGATGGCAATTCCAGTACGCATGCTTTTGTTGCTTCCCCTGAAATTGTTACGGCGCTTGCGATTGCAGGCAGCTTAAGCTTTAACCCATTGACGGATTTCTTAAAAAATGAAGACGGCGAATTGGTTAAACTGGACCCACCATTTGGTGTAGAACTTCCAGTGTTTGGATTTGAAGTGGCTGATGCCGGATTTGAAGCTCCCGCTGCCAATTCGGAATTTATTGAAGTCCTGGTCAATCCTCAAAGTCAACGAATTCAACTACTACAACCCTTTCAACCGATTCAATCGTCAGAATTGTTAAATATGCGCATTCTGATAAAAGCAAAAGGAAAATGTACTACCGATCATATTTCAATGGCTGGCCCTTGGTTAGAATTCCGCGGACACTTGGAGAATATTTCCAACAATTGTTTTATCGGAGCGATCAATGCTTTTAATGGCGAAAGTAACAAGGTATTAAATTTTGTAAGTAATGAATATTCGGCCGTTCCTGATTCGGCGCGATTGTATAAAAAAACAGGTATATCAACTGTCGTGTTTGGGGAAGAAAATTATGGTGAAGGTTCATCGCGTGAACATGCTGCTATGGAGCCCCGCTATTTAGGTGTTAAAGCTGTTATTGTGAAGTCCTTTGCCCGGATTCACGAAACCAATTTGAAAAAACAAGGCATGCTGGCTTTAACATTTATCGATCCGGCAGATTATGATAAAATAAGACAGGATGATCAAATTGATTTAATTGGATTGGATTCTATGACTCCAGGTAAAAACTTTCAAATGGTATTGAAACATTCTGATGGTTCAGAAGAATCGTTTGATCTTGCGCATACCTACAACCTTCAACAAATTCAATGGATAAAAGAAGGCTCTGCCTTAAATAAAATTCGCCAGGAATTGGTGAATTCATAG
- a CDS encoding insulinase family protein, with protein sequence MRNYLLILILALNFGLVFGQAGKPSKAGKAGPAKAKTTAMDYSSMPPGFTKGASVEGITEYFLPNGLQVLLYPDQSKQTVTVNITYKVGSRHEGYGETGMAHLLEHMVFKGTPRHPDIPNELSKHGARPNGTTWYDRTNYFETFAATDENLNWALDLEADRMVNSFIAKKHLDTEMSVVRNEFESGENDPGSILMERVLSTAYLWHNYGKSTIGARADIEKVPIERLQGFYKKYYQPDNAVLMVAGKIDEKKTLWLIHKYFSPLKKPSRELIPTYTDEPTQDGERNVVLKRVGDVQVVSCLYHIPPGSHKDAAAADILADIMTNEPSGRLYKALVETKKASSQFGWCATLKEPGFVYFGVQVRKENSLEEARTILLKTLDDIRTNPPTKEEVDRAKNKQIKDFELSFRNTEFVGRSISEYIGMGDWRLAFIYRDNIRKITPEDVQRVASTYFKPDNRTIGMFYPEAKPDRAEIPGAPDIKALVKDYKGDPLVAQGEEFDPSPANIESRTHRGQEANSIKYALLPKATKGNVVNANITLRFGNEMNLKGKSTISSFTASMLDKGTTTKSRQAIKDEFDKLKARVGFFGSGGTLSVNIQTTKENLPAVMNLVTEVLKQPAFNEKEFEELRNEELAGTEEQKSDPQALVGNAIQRHLNPYPKDDVRYIKTIEEEIQAIKDVKLEDCKQFYKDFYGANNATIAIVGDFEEAEVKSTISKQLANWKSANAYKRLEDVYVDVKPTNENIETPDKANAMFLAGMNLNLRDDDPDYPALVLGNYIFGGGFLNSRLATRIRQKEGISYGVGSQLFADSQDKSGGFMIYAIYAPENRDRLEAAYKEELEKMLKEGFTEQELKDAKSGYLQSRKVGRSQDAQLSGTLNSMLNIGRTMKFTEDFESKINNLTPEQIRMAMNKFVDPAKMSVFKGGDFANKMKKP encoded by the coding sequence ATGCGTAATTATTTATTAATCTTAATTTTGGCCTTAAATTTTGGCCTGGTTTTCGGCCAAGCAGGCAAACCATCCAAAGCAGGAAAAGCAGGTCCTGCTAAAGCAAAAACAACTGCAATGGATTATTCAAGCATGCCCCCTGGTTTTACGAAAGGTGCAAGCGTTGAAGGAATTACCGAGTACTTTTTACCCAATGGCTTGCAGGTATTATTGTATCCTGACCAATCCAAACAAACAGTGACCGTAAACATTACCTATAAAGTAGGTTCCAGACATGAGGGCTATGGAGAAACGGGTATGGCCCATCTCTTAGAGCACATGGTTTTTAAAGGAACTCCCAGACATCCGGACATTCCAAACGAATTATCAAAACATGGAGCAAGACCAAACGGTACTACCTGGTATGATCGTACGAATTATTTTGAAACCTTTGCAGCCACTGATGAAAATCTGAATTGGGCATTGGATCTCGAAGCTGACCGGATGGTTAATTCATTTATTGCGAAAAAACATCTGGATACAGAAATGTCTGTGGTGCGCAATGAATTTGAGAGTGGTGAAAACGATCCAGGAAGTATTTTAATGGAACGGGTCTTATCAACAGCTTATCTCTGGCATAATTATGGAAAATCAACCATCGGAGCGCGTGCCGATATTGAAAAGGTACCCATCGAACGTTTACAGGGATTTTATAAAAAATATTACCAACCAGACAATGCCGTTTTAATGGTGGCAGGTAAAATTGATGAAAAGAAAACCTTGTGGTTGATTCACAAATATTTTTCACCACTTAAAAAACCAAGTCGTGAATTAATACCTACTTATACCGATGAGCCGACACAAGATGGAGAACGCAATGTCGTATTGAAACGTGTTGGTGACGTGCAAGTCGTTTCTTGTTTATATCACATACCACCCGGATCGCACAAAGATGCAGCTGCTGCTGACATCCTTGCTGACATCATGACCAACGAACCTTCCGGAAGATTATACAAAGCGTTAGTAGAAACCAAAAAAGCGTCTAGTCAATTTGGTTGGTGCGCTACATTAAAAGAACCCGGCTTTGTTTATTTTGGCGTTCAGGTACGTAAAGAAAATTCACTGGAAGAAGCTCGGACCATTCTCCTTAAAACACTTGACGACATTCGTACAAATCCACCAACCAAAGAAGAAGTGGATCGTGCAAAAAACAAACAGATTAAAGATTTTGAATTATCTTTTAGAAACACCGAATTTGTTGGTAGGTCTATCAGTGAATACATCGGAATGGGTGATTGGAGGTTGGCCTTTATTTATAGAGACAACATCCGAAAAATTACACCTGAAGATGTACAACGCGTTGCATCAACTTATTTTAAACCAGACAATCGGACCATTGGAATGTTTTATCCAGAAGCAAAACCTGATCGTGCTGAAATTCCTGGAGCGCCTGATATTAAAGCCTTGGTAAAAGATTACAAAGGAGATCCTTTGGTTGCACAAGGTGAAGAATTCGATCCATCTCCAGCTAATATTGAAAGCCGCACCCATCGGGGTCAAGAAGCCAATTCAATTAAATATGCTTTGCTTCCAAAAGCAACAAAAGGAAATGTAGTCAATGCCAACATCACCCTTCGATTTGGCAATGAAATGAATTTAAAAGGCAAATCAACGATCAGTTCTTTTACAGCCAGTATGTTGGATAAAGGCACTACAACAAAATCCAGACAAGCTATAAAAGATGAATTTGATAAATTGAAAGCACGTGTTGGATTTTTTGGTTCAGGGGGCACTTTAAGTGTCAACATTCAAACAACTAAAGAAAATTTACCAGCAGTTATGAATTTAGTAACGGAAGTTTTAAAACAACCTGCGTTTAATGAAAAAGAATTTGAAGAATTGCGCAATGAAGAATTGGCTGGAACAGAAGAACAAAAATCAGATCCTCAGGCATTGGTTGGCAATGCCATTCAAAGGCATTTAAATCCTTATCCAAAAGATGATGTTCGATATATAAAAACAATTGAAGAAGAAATTCAAGCAATTAAAGACGTTAAATTGGAGGATTGTAAACAATTCTATAAAGATTTTTATGGAGCTAATAATGCTACCATTGCCATTGTAGGCGATTTTGAAGAAGCCGAAGTAAAATCAACCATTTCTAAACAACTAGCCAATTGGAAAAGTGCAAATGCATACAAACGTCTTGAAGATGTTTATGTAGACGTTAAACCAACCAATGAAAACATAGAAACTCCTGATAAAGCAAATGCCATGTTTTTAGCTGGTATGAATCTGAATCTTCGTGATGACGATCCGGATTATCCTGCATTGGTACTTGGAAATTATATTTTTGGTGGTGGGTTTTTAAACAGCCGACTGGCAACCAGAATCCGCCAAAAAGAAGGAATTAGTTATGGTGTTGGCTCCCAGCTATTTGCTGACTCTCAGGATAAAAGCGGCGGATTTATGATTTACGCAATTTATGCTCCTGAAAATCGCGATCGCCTCGAAGCTGCTTATAAAGAAGAGTTGGAAAAAATGCTTAAAGAAGGATTTACCGAACAAGAATTAAAAGATGCTAAATCCGGTTACCTGCAATCTCGTAAAGTGGGCAGATCTCAAGATGCTCAACTTTCAGGTACTTTAAATTCAATGTTAAATATTGGCAGAACTATGAAATTTACAGAAGATTTTGAATCCAAAATCAACAACCTGACTCCAGAGCAAATAAGAATGGCAATGAATAAATTTGTAGATCCTGCTAAAATGAGTGTATTTAAAGGCGGTGATTTTGCGAATAAAATGAAAAAACCCTAG